The Montipora capricornis isolate CH-2021 chromosome 6, ASM3666992v2, whole genome shotgun sequence genome has a window encoding:
- the LOC138053936 gene encoding craniofacial development protein 2-like gives MPQTRKASHVGTSGPPAGSMPTVHRHRDETIRPASRRCRDDGRFRRSDCPSLKTGKSRLRIGTWNVRTLNQLGKLENLKREAESLNADIIGISETRYIEEGKVRFDSYTVIYSGGSEHQHGVGFIIKSSIEKSIPGYWPVSNRNIMLKLKAKPFDIAIIQTYAPTSSHSDDEIEEHYEEINKMLKEVKSTDVLIIAGDFNAKIGKGSYQDLVGNYGLGDRNPRGDRLLQFCIENNLVVTNTIFQHPNRLLYTWKSPGDVSRNQIDYLLIRRKLTLEQILDLTTTHLLPECQYASREQCQKAKRKKS, from the coding sequence atGCCACAGACAAGGAAAGCAAGCCATGTAGGCACCTCAGGGCCCCCTGCTGGGTCGATGCCTACTGTACATAGACACAGGGATGAGACCATCCGACCAGCCAGTAGGAGGTGCCGTGATGACGGTCGCTTCAGGCGGTCCGACTGTCCGTCTCTCAAAACTGGAAAGAGCCGTCTTCGTATAGGGACTTGGAATGTTAGAACCTTAAATCAATTAGGCAAGTTAGAAAACCTCAAGAGAGAGGCTGAAAGTTTAAATGCAGATATCATTGGAATATCGGAGACCAGATATATAGAAGAAGGCAAGGTACGCTTTGACAGCTACACTGTCATTTACTCCGGCGGAAGCGAGCACCAGCACGGCGTCGGTTTCATCATCAAGTCTTCCATTGAGAAGAGTATACCAGGCTATTGGCCTGTAAGCAACAGAAACATAATGCTAAAGTTGAAGGCTAAACCTTTTGATATAGCTATCATACAAACATATGCGCCAACATCATCCCACAGCGACGATGAAATAGAAGAGCATTATgaagaaatcaacaaaatgtTGAAAGAGGTCAAATCCACAGACGTCCTCATCATCGCTGGGGACTTCAATGCGAAGATAGGGAAAGGAAGTTACCAAGACCTTGTAGGTAACTACGGTCTCGGAGATAGAAATCCAAGAGGTGACAGACTTTTGCAGTTTTGTATTGAAAATAATCTTGTTGTCACCAATACAATCTTCCAGCATCCAAACAGACTGTTGTATACCTGGAAGAGCCCAGGGGACGTGTCAAGAAACCAAATTGATTACCTGCTGATCAGGAGAAAACTTACCCTGGAGCAGATATTGGATCTGACCACAACCCACTTGTTGCCAGAGTGTCAGTACGCCTCAAGAGAGCAATGCCAaaaagccaaaagaaaaaagagctgA
- the LOC138052155 gene encoding uncharacterized protein C1orf50 homolog — protein MDDPALLALTPHTVEDHESAATKLLVNPERVHRHEDPYDLVMLAQEVQKADQFVRCAASNKLILIAEQIRHLQEQARKVLEETKRDAELHHAACNFKKRPGQMYHLYRRSNGTTYFSMLSPKEWGPSCPHESLGAYKLEADMSWTKAEDVERRSKDIALVDQLLSAEVPAIEYVLPANKGNGFAPKAALKHKTVIEDVSDKTLPIVEEPE, from the exons ATGGATGACCCTGCGCTCCTCG CTCTTACTCCACACACTGTGGAGGATCATGAATCTGCTGCTACCAAGCTTCTTGTCAACCCAGAACGTGTACACAGACATGAAGATCCATATGACTTGGTGATGTTGGCACAAGAAGTACAAAAAGCTGACCAGTTTGTGCGTTGTGCTGCAAGCAATAAACTGATCCTGATTGCTGAACAGATTCGACATCTGCAAGAACAA GCAAGGAAAGTGTTAGAGGAAACCAAGAGAGATGCTGAACTCCATCATGCTGCATGTAACTTTAAGAAGAGGCCAGGCCAGATGTATCACCTTTACAGAAGAAGCAATGGAACAACATATTTCTCAATGCTATCACCAAAG GAGTGGGGTCCCAGCTGCCCCCATGAGTCACTTGGAGCCTACAAGCTTGAAGCTGACATGTCGTGGACTAAAGCTGAAGATGTAGAGCGCCGTAGCAAGGACATTGCATTGGTTGATCAGTTGCTCTCAGCAGAGGTGCCAGCAATTGAATATGTCTTACCAGCAAATAAAGGAAATGGATTTGCTCCTAAGGCTGCTCTGAAACACAAGACTGTGATCGAAGACGTCAGTGATAAAACACTACCGATCGTAGAGGAGCCAGAATAG